A single Paenibacillus sp. FSL R5-0517 DNA region contains:
- a CDS encoding ABC transporter permease subunit, whose translation MIKNSVLMKRVWKHKLFYLFMLPGIIWFFLFSYVPLYGIQVAFRDYTFVGGFTGSPWAGFKYFQQFFNYYQSGDIIRNTVIISLMKLLIGFPMPIILAILLNEIRMIRFKKTVQTLSYLPYFVSWIVVVTLMQRLLTPYGGPVNDLLGSFGTDPIQFLNNPTWFYQMIVGSDIWKNIGWNSIIFMAAIAGIDQQQYEAAKIDGAGRFQQMWHVTLPGIRNVAIILFILAVGNLMSAGYEQLLLLNGPATAGMGSVLDVHAINSGIREGRLSYAAAVGLFQSVIGLILVLTVNRIARKVSDVSLF comes from the coding sequence GTGATTAAGAACAGTGTGTTAATGAAGCGAGTCTGGAAGCATAAGCTCTTTTACTTGTTCATGTTACCTGGCATTATCTGGTTTTTCTTATTCTCCTATGTTCCCTTATATGGAATTCAGGTTGCCTTCAGGGACTATACCTTCGTTGGCGGTTTTACCGGAAGCCCTTGGGCAGGTTTCAAGTACTTTCAACAGTTCTTTAACTATTATCAATCTGGTGATATCATCCGCAACACGGTGATCATCAGTCTCATGAAGCTGTTAATCGGCTTTCCGATGCCAATCATTCTCGCCATTCTTTTAAATGAAATCCGCATGATCAGGTTCAAGAAAACCGTTCAGACACTTTCCTATTTACCCTACTTTGTATCCTGGATTGTGGTTGTCACCCTGATGCAGAGATTGCTTACGCCATACGGTGGGCCAGTGAATGATTTGCTGGGGTCGTTCGGAACTGATCCTATCCAATTCCTGAACAATCCCACCTGGTTCTATCAGATGATTGTTGGATCGGATATTTGGAAGAACATCGGCTGGAACTCCATCATATTCATGGCTGCGATTGCCGGAATTGACCAGCAGCAATATGAAGCTGCCAAGATCGATGGTGCTGGGCGTTTCCAACAGATGTGGCATGTGACCCTGCCGGGTATCCGTAATGTCGCCATTATATTATTTATTCTCGCCGTGGGTAACTTGATGAGCGCGGGTTATGAGCAGCTGCTTCTCCTGAATGGACCTGCGACCGCTGGCATGGGAAGTGTACTCGACGTGCACGCCATTAACTCGGGTATCCGGGAAGGGCGTCTGAGTTACGCGGCAGCTGTGGGGCTGTTCCAGAGTGTAATTGGGCTGATTTTGGTGCTAACGGTCAACCGGATTGCCCGCAAAGTCAGTGATGTATCCCTGTTCTAA
- a CDS encoding carbohydrate ABC transporter permease, which produces MTRKWSLFSVINYTILTLVGFSMIYPFIYILAYSLNDGKDSMQGAIYFLPRQFTLENYAQVFDNARIWKAYQITIMRTVLGTFLHVILCTLMAYALSKKSLPGRSFFTFYIFLPTIFSAGFIPFFITLQKLHLINTFWVYVLPLLFNFMHIIIIRTFLQGIPEELEESAHIDGYGDFQIFIRIILPLSGPVLATISLFIGVAHWNDWFSGAYYVSNKDLIPVQTLLQEMLTEAESLSNSMQRAAQQGGQTLGSSGGAGATPESLRMALLVITVFPILCIYPFLQRYFVKGVMIGSVKG; this is translated from the coding sequence ATGACACGCAAATGGTCCTTATTTTCAGTTATAAACTATACCATTCTCACTTTGGTCGGATTCTCCATGATCTACCCGTTTATTTACATCCTGGCGTACTCGCTGAATGACGGCAAAGATTCCATGCAGGGCGCGATCTATTTCCTTCCACGCCAATTTACATTGGAGAACTATGCCCAGGTATTTGATAATGCACGCATCTGGAAGGCGTACCAGATCACCATCATGCGAACCGTGCTGGGTACGTTCCTTCATGTGATTCTGTGTACATTGATGGCTTACGCGCTCTCGAAGAAATCATTGCCGGGCCGTTCATTTTTCACCTTTTACATCTTTTTGCCTACGATTTTCAGTGCCGGATTCATCCCGTTCTTCATTACGCTTCAGAAGCTGCATCTGATCAATACCTTCTGGGTGTACGTCTTACCGCTGTTATTCAACTTCATGCATATCATCATTATCCGGACCTTTCTGCAAGGAATTCCCGAAGAGCTGGAGGAATCAGCCCACATTGACGGGTACGGGGATTTTCAAATCTTCATTCGCATCATTCTGCCTCTCTCGGGACCCGTACTGGCAACCATCTCCCTCTTCATTGGGGTCGCCCACTGGAATGACTGGTTCTCGGGTGCCTACTATGTATCCAACAAGGATCTGATTCCGGTGCAAACCCTCTTGCAGGAAATGCTGACCGAAGCGGAGTCGCTGTCCAATTCGATGCAGCGCGCAGCACAACAGGGCGGGCAGACGCTTGGCAGTTCAGGCGGAGCGGGTGCGACACCCGAATCCCTGCGTATGGCTTTGCTCGTCATTACGGTCTTCCCGATCCTGTGTATCTACCCGTTCCTGCAACGATATTTCGTAAAAGGAGTGATGATCGGTTCGGTGAAAGGTTAG
- a CDS encoding extracellular solute-binding protein, producing the protein MNRIWSKGVSVLLVSILVGGSLSGCTDSSGNGNSGEAADGSYKLKILHNWNGSGGSDNGITPVEEVIKEKTGVTLDWEYTKGSETEKVNQIFATQDLPDIYTGPAWGGELDGIIKAAKEGQLVDISDKLGDYPNLAKSIAEENVPPALYEKAINAYDGKKYLLLQNQPAQNEDGMDWLYGFYVRKDIADKVGIDPQSVVTKEEFYNFLKAIKDANLQENGQPVFPLGGFSNGWSVGIGNTMFNSGGSYVDKGDGTVEHNFFTKGYEEYTLFYRKLVEEGLMDPEAFTQTDPIAKEKINQGRIATLAAHYPAILDASKEYVTSHPGSDYIPIGPLERADVEPNRPADLGIQGNNVTVITKNCKGACVDAALKFLDYMASDEGFMLARYGVQGVHWDMKEGKPVAKKEWFDKFTADQSGKVRKNEGISIGLESITGPDRINSVAGGDIWADQKRLDAMEQARKILRPNGIHVITAYNPGDVITKAPEWEMLKPSMDRMGDAWKEAIFAKSDEAAFGIINELREQLRKTGYDQAMQFTNENLKGKDVVTVQMPN; encoded by the coding sequence TTGAACCGAATTTGGTCGAAAGGCGTATCCGTATTACTCGTGTCCATCTTGGTTGGAGGATCGTTGAGCGGATGCACGGATTCATCAGGAAACGGGAATAGCGGAGAAGCAGCTGATGGTTCATACAAGCTCAAAATATTGCACAACTGGAACGGTTCAGGTGGTTCGGACAACGGAATAACGCCTGTGGAAGAAGTCATCAAGGAGAAGACTGGCGTCACGCTGGATTGGGAGTATACCAAAGGCAGTGAGACCGAGAAGGTAAACCAGATATTTGCCACGCAGGATCTGCCGGATATCTATACCGGACCCGCATGGGGAGGGGAGCTGGACGGCATTATCAAGGCGGCCAAAGAAGGGCAGCTCGTCGATATTTCCGACAAATTGGGGGACTATCCTAACCTCGCGAAATCCATTGCTGAAGAAAATGTACCCCCAGCGCTCTACGAAAAAGCGATTAATGCCTATGACGGCAAAAAATATCTACTCCTGCAAAACCAGCCTGCCCAGAATGAAGATGGCATGGATTGGCTGTACGGCTTCTATGTTCGCAAGGATATCGCGGATAAGGTGGGTATAGACCCTCAATCGGTCGTGACAAAGGAGGAATTCTATAACTTCCTCAAAGCAATCAAGGATGCCAATCTGCAAGAGAACGGGCAGCCGGTCTTTCCATTGGGTGGCTTCAGCAACGGCTGGTCCGTCGGCATCGGCAATACCATGTTCAATTCGGGTGGCAGTTATGTTGACAAAGGTGACGGAACGGTAGAGCATAACTTTTTCACCAAAGGTTATGAAGAATACACCCTGTTCTACCGGAAATTGGTTGAAGAAGGGTTAATGGACCCGGAAGCATTCACCCAAACTGACCCGATCGCCAAGGAGAAAATCAATCAGGGCCGCATCGCCACTCTGGCCGCACACTATCCGGCCATTTTGGATGCCTCCAAAGAATATGTTACTTCACACCCTGGAAGCGATTACATCCCGATCGGCCCTTTAGAGCGTGCAGATGTTGAACCGAATCGCCCTGCGGATCTGGGCATTCAGGGCAACAACGTAACAGTGATCACCAAAAACTGCAAGGGCGCATGTGTAGATGCGGCGCTGAAGTTCCTCGATTACATGGCTTCCGATGAAGGATTTATGCTGGCAAGATACGGAGTGCAGGGCGTTCATTGGGATATGAAGGAGGGTAAACCTGTTGCCAAAAAGGAGTGGTTCGATAAATTTACGGCAGATCAATCGGGTAAAGTTCGCAAGAACGAAGGCATTTCCATTGGTTTGGAATCCATCACGGGGCCTGATCGAATCAATTCGGTCGCAGGCGGAGATATCTGGGCCGATCAGAAACGGCTTGATGCCATGGAACAAGCCAGAAAAATTCTGCGTCCTAATGGCATTCATGTCATTACAGCCTATAACCCGGGCGATGTGATTACCAAAGCACCGGAATGGGAGATGCTGAAGCCTTCCATGGACCGGATGGGTGATGCCTGGAAGGAAGCCATCTTTGCGAAATCGGATGAAGCGGCGTTCGGCATTATCAACGAGCTTCGCGAGCAGCTTCGAAAGACCGGATATGATCAAGCCATGCAGTTTACGAACGAAAACTTGAAAGGGAAAGACGTAGTTACCGTTCAGATGCCGAACTGA
- a CDS encoding DUF4965 domain-containing protein — MTTEFRPPSVPLVTVDPYFSVWSAADHLYEDHTRHWTNKTNGMVGLAVIDGKLRRFMGKVGSEERTAVQEPEVLVQTNLTVQPVTTRYTFQGEGIELHVQFHTPLLLDDLDLLSRPVTYLTFQAKSIDGASHQVKIYFDVTGEWCVNTSDQHITWERHVIEGQWNVMSMGTVDQPVLQLAGDDTRIDWGYMVLAVPQSSDIQTAIHSVTGREQYARTGQLPIEDDHPQPRAVSDNMPVMAAEIDLGAVRNEPISEFLMLAYDDIHAIEYFQQPLHAYWKRDGLTFHEMLLLAAQQYEEIQQRCDSFNLELMAESQAAGGEKYRDMVALTYRQAIAAHKLVADEEGNVLFFSKENFSNGCIATVDVSYPSIPLFLRYNPELIKGMMRPIYKYAMSPDWTFDFAPHDVGTYPRANGQVYGENKLEYQMPIEECGNMLLMAAAVSKYEGDIEFARQHWEPLTRWADYLLHNGLDPVNQLCTDDFAGHLAHNTNLSIKAILGIAAYSYLCEKLGLQEGAKYLKEARNMAQEWVSMADAGDHYKLTFDSPTESWSMKYNLVWDHLLDLHLFPKEIAAKELEYYMHKQNRYGLPLDSRETYTKSDWLVWCASMSATKAQFESFISPLWDFMNETSSRVPVTDWYDTITAKQMNFQNRSVVGGFFIQLLMQQSTD, encoded by the coding sequence ATGACGACTGAGTTCAGACCGCCTTCCGTACCTCTGGTTACTGTGGACCCTTATTTTAGCGTATGGTCAGCCGCGGACCATCTGTATGAAGATCATACCCGGCATTGGACGAACAAAACGAATGGCATGGTGGGCTTGGCGGTGATCGATGGAAAGCTTCGACGATTTATGGGGAAAGTGGGATCGGAGGAGCGTACAGCTGTCCAGGAACCTGAAGTGCTGGTGCAGACCAACCTGACTGTCCAGCCTGTAACGACTCGATATACGTTTCAAGGGGAAGGAATTGAACTTCATGTTCAGTTCCATACACCTTTATTGCTGGATGATCTGGACCTGTTATCCAGGCCGGTGACGTATTTGACTTTTCAGGCCAAATCCATCGATGGGGCATCCCATCAAGTCAAAATATATTTTGATGTGACAGGTGAATGGTGTGTAAACACATCCGATCAACACATTACATGGGAACGCCATGTGATTGAGGGGCAATGGAATGTCATGTCCATGGGCACTGTGGATCAGCCCGTATTACAGCTTGCCGGTGATGATACACGAATCGATTGGGGATACATGGTTCTGGCTGTTCCCCAATCTTCCGATATCCAGACGGCCATTCATTCAGTAACAGGCCGTGAGCAGTATGCACGCACTGGACAATTGCCTATCGAAGATGATCATCCTCAGCCGCGAGCTGTATCGGACAACATGCCGGTTATGGCCGCCGAGATCGATCTGGGGGCTGTCCGGAACGAACCGATATCCGAATTTCTCATGCTTGCGTATGACGATATCCATGCGATTGAATATTTTCAACAGCCTTTACATGCCTATTGGAAAAGAGATGGATTAACGTTTCATGAAATGCTATTACTGGCAGCTCAACAATACGAAGAGATTCAGCAGCGCTGTGACAGCTTTAATCTTGAACTCATGGCAGAGAGTCAGGCCGCAGGCGGTGAGAAATACCGGGATATGGTGGCGCTAACCTACAGACAGGCGATTGCAGCGCATAAGCTGGTTGCCGATGAGGAGGGGAATGTTTTATTTTTCTCCAAAGAGAATTTCAGCAACGGATGTATCGCTACGGTGGATGTCAGTTACCCTTCGATCCCATTGTTCCTGAGATACAACCCTGAACTGATCAAGGGCATGATGCGTCCAATTTACAAGTATGCGATGAGCCCGGATTGGACGTTTGATTTTGCTCCTCATGATGTAGGAACCTACCCTAGGGCCAACGGTCAGGTGTATGGAGAGAATAAGCTGGAATACCAGATGCCGATTGAGGAATGCGGCAATATGCTGCTGATGGCTGCGGCGGTCAGCAAATATGAGGGAGATATCGAATTTGCTCGGCAGCATTGGGAACCTCTTACGCGATGGGCAGATTATTTGCTGCATAATGGACTCGATCCTGTAAACCAGCTGTGTACGGATGACTTCGCCGGGCATCTGGCGCACAATACCAATTTATCGATCAAGGCCATATTGGGTATTGCTGCTTATTCCTACCTGTGTGAAAAGCTCGGTTTGCAGGAAGGGGCGAAGTACCTGAAGGAAGCTCGGAACATGGCTCAGGAGTGGGTGTCCATGGCAGATGCCGGGGACCATTATAAGCTGACGTTCGACAGTCCAACCGAGTCATGGAGCATGAAGTACAATCTGGTGTGGGATCATCTGCTAGACCTGCACCTGTTCCCGAAAGAGATCGCCGCCAAAGAACTTGAATATTACATGCACAAACAAAACCGCTATGGCCTGCCGCTGGATAGTCGTGAAACGTATACCAAATCCGATTGGCTGGTATGGTGTGCCTCCATGAGTGCAACGAAAGCGCAGTTTGAGTCTTTCATTTCACCGCTGTGGGATTTCATGAATGAAACTTCGTCTCGTGTTCCCGTAACGGATTGGTATGACACGATCACCGCTAAGCAGATGAATTTTCAGAATCGCTCTGTGGTCGGCGGCTTCTTTATCCAATTACTCATGCAACAGTCTACAGACTAA
- a CDS encoding glycosyl hydrolase, translated as MKAGAEEVCDHLQQLKQQFANPDATYRPQPFWFLNHALEKTELESQIQSMYEAGVGGVVLHARHGMLIPYLSPEFMEVLEFCTAECKKRNMVVWLYDEENWPSGTLGGRLTREQPEYRMRYLRIEEKRYVRDVPQESLKLDFASHDHNELIAILAYRAVNRDGEWLLHDEPENITHYWGEEWSPGHAHESYIVLACWSCEIAEGITFAKGYYLDTLNPEAVQSFIRMSYEPFLALKPYYGSTIQGVFTDEPGLMIHDGFFGVEAIRTAVHDVDATLPGLVFAWTEGMAERYQQENGYDLIPRLGALLYPMADGSRSARQGYYDTITRWYVDGYHAAIRTWCEQSGLLYIGHTLEEPVWGQARSQGNQTRVLQQFHYAGVDYLTPGIGSKANPHRIVSVKTAASVAQLNRKERVICEAFGASGHGYSMRQRRLDANFMAFLGVNLFIPHAFYYSFAGYRKTDFPPTEFKHAPHWLHYRAFADYIGRLSLLGAKGKRMPEVLLLSPIHTVYETMFTSGEADMHPASDVLFSLLSDRLLRSSIDYDYVDECQLREALLVEGEGLQFDGHGYSILVMPEIEVLSRDIATRLVSFVKQGGTLIAIGTIPQHSESLRHDPVLMKDIQQLFGSDPPHGKLRAIGKGHSLFYSMDDAVHQGGQSQRLDQLEAFCIQLGELIREPPVIRWDWLEGQSDDLISVERRIGNLVYVWLMNWSEHSVTIKLICDEKKGGLQEWELENGSVCSIDAESFLSFVPGELRVLSVSSQESSSIPQERTDHAEYTEQACLGDKSFSMNVVEVNLDEQWEFRTAGPNVLLLDQWHVTLNDRHSRMNATMPGQVNTYRTTFGMTPKLIERLQSRCGSDRSGKAGEESWGRMELLLDDVDQNIPSHIGFLQRRRNLEIFVNGVRQEALRRSSWQAGDVDSVDITPHLLAGENELEILTVSLLEPMPAISFPAFLIGPFAIENDTTLNTDVEQWGRCWNTAGYPYYSGTGVYSQQVDLSNVNLAANEELWLVAEDIRETASLYVNDIEAGTRLWPPYQWNITPYIQEGLNEINLHAANTLENLYGKSALTSGINGQVRLIRRTRRTSQTQHHNKS; from the coding sequence ATGAAGGCAGGCGCAGAGGAAGTCTGTGATCATTTACAGCAGCTCAAGCAGCAATTTGCGAATCCGGATGCAACGTATCGTCCGCAGCCTTTCTGGTTTCTGAATCATGCGCTGGAGAAGACCGAACTGGAGAGTCAGATTCAATCCATGTATGAAGCGGGTGTCGGCGGTGTGGTTCTGCATGCCCGGCACGGAATGCTAATCCCATATCTCTCGCCGGAATTTATGGAGGTGCTGGAGTTTTGCACAGCAGAATGCAAGAAACGGAATATGGTCGTCTGGCTGTACGATGAGGAGAATTGGCCGAGCGGAACCTTGGGCGGCAGACTGACACGGGAACAACCGGAATATCGCATGCGTTATTTGAGAATAGAGGAAAAGCGATATGTGCGAGATGTGCCGCAGGAAAGCTTGAAGCTGGATTTTGCCTCCCATGATCACAATGAGCTGATCGCCATCCTGGCCTATCGCGCGGTTAACCGCGATGGAGAGTGGTTGCTTCATGATGAACCGGAAAATATCACGCATTATTGGGGAGAGGAGTGGAGTCCGGGTCACGCCCATGAGTCTTATATTGTTCTCGCTTGCTGGTCCTGTGAGATTGCCGAGGGAATCACCTTCGCTAAAGGGTATTACCTGGATACATTGAATCCGGAAGCGGTTCAGTCTTTCATTCGGATGTCTTATGAACCGTTTCTCGCATTAAAGCCCTATTACGGATCAACCATTCAAGGGGTGTTTACTGACGAGCCGGGTCTTATGATTCACGATGGCTTCTTCGGGGTGGAGGCCATCCGAACCGCCGTTCATGATGTGGATGCTACGTTGCCCGGCCTCGTCTTCGCTTGGACCGAGGGAATGGCTGAACGATATCAGCAAGAGAATGGTTATGATCTAATCCCGCGGTTGGGGGCATTGTTGTATCCCATGGCAGACGGCAGCCGATCCGCAAGACAGGGATATTATGATACGATCACCCGCTGGTACGTGGATGGATATCATGCAGCGATTCGTACATGGTGTGAACAATCCGGTCTGCTCTATATCGGTCATACGCTGGAGGAGCCTGTCTGGGGGCAGGCTCGATCTCAGGGCAATCAGACCCGGGTATTGCAGCAATTCCACTATGCAGGCGTGGATTATCTCACTCCCGGCATCGGGTCAAAGGCAAATCCGCATCGCATTGTGTCCGTCAAGACGGCTGCTTCTGTCGCGCAGCTGAACAGGAAGGAGCGGGTGATCTGTGAAGCCTTTGGTGCAAGTGGTCATGGTTATTCCATGCGCCAGCGGCGACTTGATGCCAATTTTATGGCCTTTTTGGGAGTTAATCTGTTTATTCCGCATGCATTCTATTATTCGTTTGCCGGGTATCGGAAGACCGACTTTCCGCCGACTGAATTCAAACATGCACCCCATTGGCTGCATTATCGTGCTTTTGCCGATTATATAGGGCGATTGAGTCTGCTTGGAGCAAAAGGAAAACGAATGCCAGAAGTTCTGCTGTTATCGCCTATCCATACGGTATATGAAACCATGTTCACATCAGGCGAAGCGGATATGCATCCTGCATCAGATGTGCTGTTCTCGCTTTTGTCAGATCGCTTGCTGCGATCATCTATCGACTACGACTATGTGGATGAATGCCAGCTTCGCGAAGCGCTCCTTGTTGAAGGAGAGGGTTTGCAATTTGATGGCCATGGATATTCGATCCTCGTTATGCCGGAAATAGAGGTGCTGTCAAGGGACATCGCAACTAGGCTTGTATCCTTTGTTAAGCAGGGCGGAACGTTAATTGCAATAGGTACAATTCCGCAGCATAGTGAATCTTTGCGGCATGATCCGGTGTTGATGAAGGATATCCAGCAGCTGTTTGGTTCCGATCCGCCGCACGGAAAATTACGTGCTATTGGCAAGGGGCACAGCCTCTTTTATTCCATGGATGACGCTGTTCATCAAGGCGGTCAGAGTCAGCGTCTGGATCAACTCGAAGCGTTTTGTATTCAATTAGGGGAGTTGATTAGAGAACCACCGGTAATACGATGGGATTGGCTTGAAGGTCAGTCTGACGATTTGATTAGTGTCGAACGCAGAATTGGAAATCTGGTGTATGTATGGCTGATGAATTGGTCGGAGCACTCCGTGACCATAAAGCTCATTTGCGATGAAAAGAAAGGTGGCTTGCAAGAGTGGGAGTTGGAGAACGGAAGCGTATGCAGCATTGACGCTGAATCGTTCCTTTCATTCGTACCCGGAGAGCTGCGTGTGCTGTCGGTAAGTTCTCAAGAGAGCTCCTCTATTCCGCAAGAACGTACGGATCATGCGGAGTATACAGAGCAAGCGTGCCTGGGAGATAAATCTTTTTCCATGAATGTGGTAGAGGTCAATCTGGATGAGCAGTGGGAGTTCAGGACCGCAGGACCCAACGTTCTTCTGCTAGATCAATGGCATGTCACATTGAATGACCGACACTCCAGGATGAACGCGACCATGCCCGGGCAAGTAAATACGTATCGCACGACGTTTGGCATGACGCCAAAATTGATTGAACGGCTTCAATCCCGGTGTGGTTCGGATCGTTCCGGTAAGGCGGGAGAAGAATCATGGGGCAGGATGGAATTGCTTCTGGATGATGTAGATCAGAACATTCCATCCCATATCGGATTTTTGCAGCGTAGGCGTAATCTGGAAATATTCGTCAATGGGGTACGTCAGGAAGCGTTAAGACGCTCTTCGTGGCAGGCTGGTGATGTTGACAGTGTAGATATCACTCCACATTTGTTGGCTGGCGAGAATGAGCTGGAAATTCTGACGGTTTCGTTATTGGAGCCGATGCCTGCTATTTCATTCCCAGCCTTTCTGATTGGTCCGTTCGCGATAGAAAACGATACAACGTTAAATACCGATGTGGAACAATGGGGTCGATGTTGGAATACTGCTGGCTATCCTTATTATTCAGGTACGGGTGTCTACTCGCAGCAGGTGGATCTGTCTAACGTAAACTTAGCTGCAAATGAGGAGCTATGGCTGGTGGCCGAAGATATAAGGGAGACAGCCAGCCTATATGTGAATGATATTGAAGCAGGTACTCGTTTATGGCCGCCTTACCAATGGAACATTACGCCATATATTCAAGAAGGATTGAATGAAATAAACTTACATGCCGCAAATACACTAGAGAATTTGTATGGAAAGTCAGCGCTGACATCAGGAATTAATGGACAGGTGAGGTTGATCCGACGAACGCGAAGAACATCACAGACGCAACATCACAACAAATCATAA
- a CDS encoding GxGYxYP domain-containing protein, with product MIRKLTILCVALVCTTVLSASAFAATDELKHTNSLKWPQNQALPTFNKVERLDVANVYEESGDIKLLLTTLEGVINREKPRIYIQQNKVDPWLQDLNVPYKQHDNVMDVFNKYAKEIKGIIVYDPQLPDSINVATTLAGLKNAVVASPELAQQLTAAPYHLSVIEDLQGKFKNRMDAYNWQYEHLWSQSTQRMLVGLSPNTSIPIPSGNFDSFQTVGVEKEQIRDASNRKTYDYDLSSYLGKEAVYLRFNDAFPQDGWGPAVHQVTVKADGQIIADFKTGSTEEEAFLYDRHNSKFLPGSDHRFADNGNYFVYEFKPTADTKQLTVSIEMWNQYKVSASNVQPLSSEEKEPYGYLRDYAVANKAMVFWLSTSVPEEKALFEKILSDVKPGTPYLGWFDNDFEGEVAGIELTSRHGVYVVPSDWFHNMTVFSGTNVKQQPAPKPIKSKLENKIYVTYTFGEGDNLQYDQNHMRNLWADPARGKVPINWTSSPLLYDAAPAILNYYRSTATPNDQLVAGPSGVGYFNPNVWPTDTFPAYLKQTFSYLKKTNMSYPFVLNRELGKDVPLSDSIAAAYEKNYKLPGLFLAGEDKANVQIMNGSLPVSILRGISTVQDGKDILNRTKTEWDGKSPTFISVGINAWSMTPSDVLAITDSLGAEFQVVKADEYFSLIRKAYGLSK from the coding sequence ATGATTCGTAAATTAACTATTTTGTGTGTTGCCCTGGTCTGTACAACCGTGTTATCGGCTAGTGCATTTGCTGCCACAGATGAGTTGAAGCATACCAACTCTTTGAAGTGGCCTCAAAATCAAGCGCTTCCAACTTTCAATAAAGTAGAACGTTTGGATGTGGCGAATGTATATGAGGAATCTGGCGATATCAAATTGCTTTTGACGACGCTTGAAGGGGTAATCAATCGAGAAAAGCCGCGAATCTACATTCAACAGAATAAAGTAGACCCTTGGCTGCAGGACTTAAACGTCCCTTATAAGCAGCATGACAACGTAATGGATGTTTTCAATAAATATGCGAAAGAGATCAAAGGCATTATCGTATATGATCCGCAGCTGCCGGACTCCATTAACGTGGCCACGACACTAGCCGGGCTCAAAAATGCTGTTGTTGCCAGTCCTGAATTGGCTCAACAATTGACTGCTGCACCGTATCACCTTTCGGTAATCGAAGACTTGCAGGGCAAGTTCAAGAATCGTATGGATGCATACAACTGGCAGTATGAGCATCTCTGGAGCCAGTCCACTCAACGAATGTTGGTCGGATTGAGTCCAAACACCTCCATCCCGATTCCGTCCGGAAATTTTGATTCATTCCAAACGGTTGGAGTGGAGAAGGAACAGATTCGTGATGCAAGTAACAGGAAGACCTATGACTATGACTTGTCATCCTATTTGGGAAAAGAAGCGGTCTACCTCCGCTTTAATGATGCCTTTCCTCAGGATGGCTGGGGACCTGCCGTTCATCAAGTGACGGTGAAAGCAGATGGACAGATTATTGCGGATTTCAAAACGGGTTCTACTGAGGAAGAAGCGTTTCTCTATGACCGACATAACTCCAAATTTTTGCCTGGAAGCGATCACCGCTTCGCAGATAATGGAAACTACTTTGTATACGAATTTAAGCCTACAGCGGACACAAAGCAACTAACTGTATCGATCGAGATGTGGAACCAATACAAGGTATCTGCGAGCAATGTTCAACCACTCTCGTCTGAAGAAAAGGAACCTTATGGCTATCTCCGCGATTATGCTGTAGCGAACAAAGCCATGGTGTTCTGGTTGTCTACCAGTGTGCCAGAGGAAAAAGCGCTATTTGAGAAGATTCTGTCTGATGTAAAGCCAGGGACACCTTATCTGGGTTGGTTCGATAATGATTTTGAAGGCGAAGTTGCTGGCATAGAACTCACATCTCGTCATGGTGTCTATGTTGTTCCTTCCGACTGGTTCCATAACATGACCGTATTTTCAGGAACAAACGTAAAACAACAGCCTGCTCCCAAACCGATAAAATCCAAGCTGGAGAACAAAATCTATGTAACCTATACCTTTGGCGAAGGTGACAACCTGCAATACGATCAGAATCATATGCGCAACCTGTGGGCTGATCCCGCTCGGGGTAAAGTGCCTATCAACTGGACTTCCAGTCCGTTGCTCTACGATGCAGCGCCTGCCATTCTAAACTATTACCGTTCAACCGCGACGCCAAATGATCAGCTTGTTGCAGGCCCATCCGGAGTGGGTTATTTCAATCCAAATGTCTGGCCAACAGACACATTCCCGGCGTATCTGAAACAAACCTTCTCATATCTGAAGAAAACTAACATGTCGTACCCTTTTGTACTCAATCGTGAACTTGGAAAAGACGTTCCGCTGAGTGATTCGATTGCAGCTGCGTATGAGAAGAACTATAAACTTCCAGGCCTGTTCCTCGCAGGCGAGGACAAAGCCAATGTTCAGATCATGAATGGCAGCCTTCCGGTTTCCATTCTGCGAGGCATCTCAACGGTGCAGGATGGTAAAGATATTTTGAATCGTACCAAGACCGAATGGGATGGCAAATCTCCAACGTTTATTTCGGTTGGGATTAATGCATGGAGCATGACCCCATCGGATGTGCTGGCGATTACGGATTCTCTTGGAGCCGAGTTCCAGGTCGTTAAGGCGGACGAATATTTCTCACTGATCCGAAAAGCGTACGGCTTGTCCAAGTAG